GCTGTGTTGCGTTACGATCAACCATCGGCCATATTCGTGCCACAGTCCTTACCGAATGGGAAAGCTCGATATAGCGTTGCGGCAGTGATCGTGGCGCATAGGGATCATGAGGGATGCCGCAAGGCTCTGTTATTTCACGGGAATCGCGAAAACCAATGACCGACGCCGCATTGACGCCGACGCCAAATGATTGCGACCTGCCACGCCGCAGGGCCGACTTCGCCACCTTCAACGAGGCGGTGGATTACGCTGCCCGTAGCGAAAAGGGGCTCAATTTTCACGATATGCGCGGCGACCTCGTTCGCCCCTATCCCTTCAGCGAGATGCGGGAAGACGCGCTCAAATTCGCGCGCCAGCTGGCCGCCTATGGCATCGGCAAGGAAGACCGCGTCGCGCTCGTCGCGGAAACCTGCCCCGAGTTTGCCGCGCTGTTCTGCGCCTGCACCTATGTCGGCGCTTGGCCGGTGCCGCTGCCCCTGCCCACCGGCTTCGGCGGCAAGGAAGGCTATATCGACCAGCTTGCGGTCCAGCTCCAAAGCAGCGATCCGAAGATTCTTATCTACCCCGAAGAGATCGCGGAAATGGCCAAGGCCGCTGCCGACCGGCAGGGCTGCGAGGGCGAGAGCTGGCAGGAGTTCGCCAAGCGCCCCGATCCCGAATGCGAGCTGCCCGAAGCGCAGCCTAAGGACATCTGCTATCTCCAGTATTCCAGCGGATCGACGCGCTTCCCGACCGGCGTAGCAGTGACGCACGAGGCGCTGCTGCACAATCTCTTCGGGCATTCGACCGGCGTGGACCTTGGCGTCAATGACCGCGTGGTTAGCTGGCTGCCGTGGTATCACGACATGGGCCTCGTCGGCTGTTTGCTGTCGCCCATCGCGAACCAGGCATCGGTCGACTACCTGAAGACCGAGCATTTCGCTCGCCGCCCGCTGGCGTGGCTCGACCTGATCAGCCGGAACAAGGGCAATACGCTCAGTTATTCGCCGACTTTCGGCTACGACATTTGCGCGCGCCGCATCTCCAGTCAGAGCCATGTGGACGAACGCTTCGACCTGTCGCGCTGGCGCACCGCCGGCAATGGCGCGGACATGATCCGTCCCGACGTGATGCAGAGCTTCGTCAACGCCTTTGCGCAGGCCGGCTTCAAGGCCAGCGCCTTCACGCCCAGCTACGGCCTTGCCGAAGCGACGCTGGCAGTCACCGTCATGCCCCCGGGGGAAGGTATCCGCGTCGAACTGGTCGAGGAAGAACGCCTGTCAGGTCGCCCGCGCAACCTCGATCATCCGGCCCGCTATCGGGCGATCGTCAATTGCGGCAAGGCCCTGCCCGGCATGGAAGTCGAAATCCGCGACGAGAAGGGTGCAGCCAAAAGCGATCACCAGATCGGCAAGGTCTGGTGCCGCGGCACCAGCGTCATGCATTCCTATTTCCGGAACGAGGAAGCGACCGAGGAATGCCTCGTCGACGGCTGGCTGGACACGGGTGACATGGGCTACCAGGCCGACGGCTATTTGTTCATCGTGGGCCGCGCGAAGGACATGATCATCATCAACGGCAAGAATCTCTGGCCGCAGGATATCGAGTGGGCAGTCGAACAATTGCCCGGTTTCAACCACGGCGACATCGCCGCCTTCTCGGTCGATACCGAAAATGGCGAAGAAGCGCCTGCCGTGCTCGTCCATTGCCGCGTTTCGGAACCGGAAGAGCGGATCAAGCTGCGCGACCAGATCGCCGACAAGGTTCGCGGCGTGACCGGCATGAGCTGCGTCGTCGAACTCGTCCCGCCGCGCACGCTGCCGCGCACAAGCTCGGGTAAACTGAGCCGTGCCAAGGCGAAGAGGCTCTATCTCTCGGGTGAAATCCAGCCGCTCGAACTGGCCGCCTGAGCGTTCGATACTGTCACTGCGAAGCTTTGTAGCTGCCATCGCATGATGGCACCTTGAAACTCGTGTTATAGAGACCTAATACAGGGAAGAGTAATCTTCCGGGAGGTCTGCGTAAATTCATGAGTGACGAAAAGCCCCAGGCAGCCGCTGCCACGCCCGCTGCAAAGCCCGCCGCTACTGCCACGATGGCGCCGCCGGAATTCGACCTGACGCCGCCCGATCCGGTGCCGGCCGTTGCGCCTGAAAAGGCTGCCGGCCTCGTGCCCGTGTCGGAAGAGGTGAAGAGCAAGCTGGAAAGCAAGGTGGACGGTTTCGTCGACGACCTGATCGCGCAGGACGCAAACTCGCCTGAATTCGGCAAGAAAGTCGACCAGTTGACCAACATGGGCCGCAAGGAAATCATGGCGGCAGCGGGCATGTCGAATCGCTTCCTCGACCGCCCTGTCCGCGCGATGGACAAGGACGAGGGCGTCGGCGCGAACCTCGCCGAATTGCGCCGCGTGGTGGAAGACCTCGACCCGGGCAAGCGCGGCAAGCTGTCGGGCACGCGCAAGATCCTCGGCATCATTCCTTTCGGCAACAAGCTGACCAATTACTTCCGCAGCTACCAGAGCGCGCAGACGCACATCCAGTCGATCCTCTCGAACCTTTCCAGCGGCAAGGACGAACTGATCATGGACAATGCCGCGATCGACGTCGAACGCCAGAAACTGTGGGAGGCGATGGGTAATCTGGAACAGATGATCCATATCTCCAACACGCTCGACGGCAAGCTGGAGGAAAAGGCCGCCGAACTCGACGCGACCGATCCGGCCAAGGCGAAGGCCGTGCGAGAGACCGCACTGTTCTATGTCCGCCAGCGCACGCAAGACCTGCTCACGCAAATGGCTGTGAGCGTGCAGGGCTATCTCGCCCTCGACCTCGTGAAGAAGAATAATGTCGAGCTGGTGAAGGGCGTCGACCGCGCCAGCACCACGACCGTCGGCGCGCTGCGCACGGCCGTCACCGTGGCCGAAGCAATGACCAACCAGCGCCTCGTGCTTGGCCAGATCACTGCCTTGAACGACACGACGGCGGGCATCATCGACAGCACCAGCACCATGTTGCGCGACCAGACCGGCAAGATCCACGAACAGGCCGCCGCCAGCACGATCCCGCTGGAAACGCTGCAACGCGCCTTCCAGAACATCTACGACACCATGGACGAGGTCGACGAATTCAAGATTCGCGCGCTCGATTCCATGAAACAGACGGTGACGCTGCTCGGCGAAGAAGTCGAAAAGTCGAAGGGTTATATCGCGCGCGCCGAAGGTCAGTCCCAAGCGCAGAAGCAGATGGCGACCAGCGACCTGTTGAGCATCGAGGGATAAGGGAACAGCCTTGAGCGACCTCAGCCGAGATTCCGACCGCATCCTTTCCGAAGGCAGGGCACTCGTGCGCGACAACCAAGAAGGTGGCCGCCATCGCCGCGCCGTGTCGATCGGTGAAGGATCGGCCCGGGTTCGCCGCAAGAACTGGACGAAACGCCTGACCTATTTCGTCGGCGCCGTCTTCACGATCCTCGTTGCGGGATCGGTCGCGGGGCTGGTGCTCGACGGGATCGGTTTCGTCGGAGTGATGGCGATCGCTCTCGCGGTAGTCGTGGCTGCAGCGGTCTTTTCGAATTACCCCAAGGTGAAGGTCCCCAAGCGGTCCGACATCAACAGGGGCGACGTGAAGCAGATGGTGAGCCGCACCGAATTATGGCTCGAAGCGCAGCGCCCCGCCCTGCCCCCGCCGGCCGTGAACCTCGTCGACCAGATCGGCGTGCAGCTCGACAATCTCGGGTTCCAGCTCGAAGGCCTGGACCAGAATCACCCCAAGGCGCGCGAAATCCGCAGCCTGGTCGGTGAACAGCTTCCCGAAATGGTCGACAGCTATCGCAAGATCCCGGCGCATCTCCGCACCGAAAAGCGCGCCGGCGCAACGCCCGATGAACAG
This DNA window, taken from Qipengyuania seohaensis, encodes the following:
- a CDS encoding fatty acyl-AMP ligase — its product is MTDAALTPTPNDCDLPRRRADFATFNEAVDYAARSEKGLNFHDMRGDLVRPYPFSEMREDALKFARQLAAYGIGKEDRVALVAETCPEFAALFCACTYVGAWPVPLPLPTGFGGKEGYIDQLAVQLQSSDPKILIYPEEIAEMAKAAADRQGCEGESWQEFAKRPDPECELPEAQPKDICYLQYSSGSTRFPTGVAVTHEALLHNLFGHSTGVDLGVNDRVVSWLPWYHDMGLVGCLLSPIANQASVDYLKTEHFARRPLAWLDLISRNKGNTLSYSPTFGYDICARRISSQSHVDERFDLSRWRTAGNGADMIRPDVMQSFVNAFAQAGFKASAFTPSYGLAEATLAVTVMPPGEGIRVELVEEERLSGRPRNLDHPARYRAIVNCGKALPGMEVEIRDEKGAAKSDHQIGKVWCRGTSVMHSYFRNEEATEECLVDGWLDTGDMGYQADGYLFIVGRAKDMIIINGKNLWPQDIEWAVEQLPGFNHGDIAAFSVDTENGEEAPAVLVHCRVSEPEERIKLRDQIADKVRGVTGMSCVVELVPPRTLPRTSSGKLSRAKAKRLYLSGEIQPLELAA
- a CDS encoding toxic anion resistance protein; this translates as MSDEKPQAAAATPAAKPAATATMAPPEFDLTPPDPVPAVAPEKAAGLVPVSEEVKSKLESKVDGFVDDLIAQDANSPEFGKKVDQLTNMGRKEIMAAAGMSNRFLDRPVRAMDKDEGVGANLAELRRVVEDLDPGKRGKLSGTRKILGIIPFGNKLTNYFRSYQSAQTHIQSILSNLSSGKDELIMDNAAIDVERQKLWEAMGNLEQMIHISNTLDGKLEEKAAELDATDPAKAKAVRETALFYVRQRTQDLLTQMAVSVQGYLALDLVKKNNVELVKGVDRASTTTVGALRTAVTVAEAMTNQRLVLGQITALNDTTAGIIDSTSTMLRDQTGKIHEQAAASTIPLETLQRAFQNIYDTMDEVDEFKIRALDSMKQTVTLLGEEVEKSKGYIARAEGQSQAQKQMATSDLLSIEG